The genomic stretch TCGATCCACTCGACGGCACGCGTGAGTTCGTCAAACGCAATGGCGAATTTACGGTCAATATCGCACTGGTCCGCCACGGACGCGCGGTCTTCGGCGTGATTCAACAGCCGGTCAATGGCGCTGTGTGGTGGGGCCTGCCGGGTGAGGGCGCGTACAAACGCGAAGGCCAGGGAGAGCGCAGCATTTCAGTCACGGCACCAGCCAACACGCCGTTGCGCGTCGCAGCGAGTCGTTCTCACGTAGATGCCGTCACGCAGGCCTACATGTCGCGCATGCCTTCGGCAGCACCGGTCAGCTGCGGTTCTTCGCTGAAGTTCTGCATGATTGCCGAAGGCTTGATGGATCTCTATCCACGCTTCGGCCCCACCAGTGAGTGGGACACAGCAGCTGGCCAAGCGATCTTGGAAGCCGCAGGTGGACGCGTTGCAGACTTGGAAGGTGCGCCCCTGCAATACAACCGACGCGACACCTTGTTGAACCCATCATTTTTCGCCATTGGCGACAGCACCCTGCCTTGGCAATCATGGCTCTAATCAATCAACTCATCGACATCATGGCGCGATTGCGTGATCGCGATGGCGGGTGTCCTTGGGATCTGGAGCAAGATTTCGGCAGCATTGCGCCCTACACGATTGAAGAAGCCTATGAAGTCGCGGATGCGATCGCCCGCAATGACATGCCTGACTTAAAAGACGAGCTGGGTGATCTGCTGTTCCAAGTTGTTTTCCATGCACAATTGGCACGCGAGGCCGGCGCATTCGAGTTTGAGGATGTGGTTCGCGCGATCAATGAAAAAATGATTCGGCGTCATCCGCATGTGTTCGGCGATGTCGATGTAAAAGATGCGGAAGCCGTCTTGGTGAATTGGAACGCCACCAAAGCGGAAGAGCGCAAAGCACGCGGTGATCATGATCCTTCCGCGCTCGCGGGCATTTCGCGCGGCATGCCGGAATGGATCCGTGCAACCAAGCTGCAGTCGCGTGCCGCGCGTACCGGCTTCGACTGGCCCGACTACAAACCGGTCTTGGCGAAATTGCGCGAAGAGGTCGACGAGCTCGAAGCCGAGTTTGATCAACGTGCACAAGGCGTTGAAACAGCGGAACTTCAACAGCGCCTGGAAGAAGAGCTGGGGGACGTGCTTTTCGTCGTGGCTAATTTGGCGCGCCATGCCAATGTTGACGTGGGCAAGGCGCTCAGAGGCGCCAACGCGAAGTTCGAGCAGCGCTTCCGCGGGATGGAGACGGATGCATCTCGCACGGGCCAGCAATTGCAAGAAATGCGCCTAGAGGAACTCACGACACTCTGGAATGCGCAGAAAAACAAGCCGATTTCGCGCTGAACCGTTTATTTGTTGCACTGCGATTTCACATGATTTCCACGTGAA from Lysobacter sp. HDW10 encodes the following:
- the mazG gene encoding nucleoside triphosphate pyrophosphohydrolase, with the protein product MALINQLIDIMARLRDRDGGCPWDLEQDFGSIAPYTIEEAYEVADAIARNDMPDLKDELGDLLFQVVFHAQLAREAGAFEFEDVVRAINEKMIRRHPHVFGDVDVKDAEAVLVNWNATKAEERKARGDHDPSALAGISRGMPEWIRATKLQSRAARTGFDWPDYKPVLAKLREEVDELEAEFDQRAQGVETAELQQRLEEELGDVLFVVANLARHANVDVGKALRGANAKFEQRFRGMETDASRTGQQLQEMRLEELTTLWNAQKNKPISR
- the cysQ gene encoding 3'(2'),5'-bisphosphate nucleotidase CysQ encodes the protein MEVALTPELRDAVIDIAQQAGDAIMQIYATPFDVVQKTDNSPLTAADMASNAIIVEALTRLTPHIPVLSEEHAASHDAHIRQQWPELWVVDPLDGTREFVKRNGEFTVNIALVRHGRAVFGVIQQPVNGAVWWGLPGEGAYKREGQGERSISVTAPANTPLRVAASRSHVDAVTQAYMSRMPSAAPVSCGSSLKFCMIAEGLMDLYPRFGPTSEWDTAAGQAILEAAGGRVADLEGAPLQYNRRDTLLNPSFFAIGDSTLPWQSWL